One genomic segment of Amycolatopsis sp. WQ 127309 includes these proteins:
- a CDS encoding N-acetyltransferase — MLEIRCSRAWPPLAEAQLGEWVLRWAGGFTGRANSVLAVGDAGRPVREALDAVCDFAHDRGIPPMAQVVRDSPNERAIVAEGWVEAKRHRRGHEVVVLTTPLAAGRSFLRESVKSGPSDASFLGKVTGEPTPAWWELTLGAGEDSPAARSVLTGGKVGYGVATLDGVTAGVVRGALVDGWLHVGRLEVAPAFRRRGLASALMGAVGAWGVEHGADRAVLQVAEGNEGALALYAGLGYAPHHRYRYWVPAPGSRIEGEEDSTS, encoded by the coding sequence ATGCTTGAGATCCGCTGCAGCCGGGCCTGGCCCCCGCTGGCCGAGGCGCAGCTCGGCGAGTGGGTGCTGCGCTGGGCCGGCGGCTTCACCGGCCGTGCGAACAGTGTCCTGGCCGTCGGGGACGCCGGACGGCCGGTCCGCGAGGCCCTGGACGCGGTGTGTGACTTCGCCCACGATCGGGGGATCCCGCCGATGGCGCAGGTCGTCCGCGACAGCCCGAACGAGCGCGCGATCGTCGCCGAAGGCTGGGTCGAGGCGAAGCGCCACCGCCGTGGCCACGAGGTCGTCGTGCTCACCACGCCGCTGGCCGCCGGACGCAGCTTTCTCAGGGAAAGTGTCAAATCCGGCCCCTCTGACGCATCTTTCCTAGGGAAAGTGACGGGTGAGCCGACCCCGGCCTGGTGGGAGCTGACACTCGGAGCCGGAGAGGACTCTCCGGCCGCGCGAAGCGTCCTGACCGGCGGCAAGGTCGGCTACGGCGTCGCGACGCTCGACGGCGTTACGGCCGGTGTCGTCCGCGGCGCGCTGGTCGACGGCTGGCTGCACGTCGGCCGGCTCGAGGTCGCCCCGGCCTTCCGGCGCCGCGGGCTCGCGTCCGCGCTGATGGGGGCGGTGGGTGCCTGGGGCGTGGAACACGGGGCCGATCGCGCGGTGTTGCAGGTCGCGGAAGGCAACGAGGGCGCGCTCGCGCTCTACGCGGGGCTCGGGTACGCCCCGCACCACCGATACCGCTACTGGGTGCCCGCACCCGGCTCGCGCATCGAGGGAGAGGAAGATTCGACGTCGTGA
- a CDS encoding glycosyltransferase family 1 protein: MSDDPRVLIDATAVPADRGGVGRYVDSLVAALDADGARIAVVCQPRDLQLYDRLAPRSRIVPASPSTTTRTARLTWEQATLPRLVRRLGADVVHSPHYTMPLATSAASVVTLHDATFFTDAVLHSSVKARFFRAWTATALRRATLCVVPSAATAAELARVSPVRHASVEVIHHGVDTERFHPPSPAEVLAARTAVGLGRTPYVAFLGALEPRKNVPALIRGFARAVAGRADAPALVLAGQPGWDTQVERALDAVPHRLRVIRAGYLPFGTLAGFLGGSSLVAYPSLGEGFGLPVLEAMACGACVLTTRRLSLPEVGGDAVAYCGVGAGDVAAAISELLSDPGRRSELATAAQQRAKEFSWATTAERHREAYAKAWSRHLRTR; encoded by the coding sequence GTGAGCGATGATCCCCGGGTCCTGATCGACGCGACCGCGGTGCCCGCGGACCGCGGCGGGGTGGGCCGGTACGTGGATTCGCTCGTCGCCGCGCTGGACGCGGACGGGGCTCGCATCGCCGTCGTCTGCCAGCCGCGGGACCTGCAGCTCTACGACCGGCTGGCGCCGAGGTCACGCATCGTGCCCGCGTCGCCGTCGACGACCACCCGCACCGCGCGGCTGACCTGGGAGCAGGCGACCCTGCCCCGGCTGGTGCGCCGCCTCGGCGCGGACGTCGTCCACTCGCCCCACTACACGATGCCGCTGGCGACGTCGGCCGCTTCGGTCGTCACGCTGCACGACGCGACGTTCTTCACCGACGCCGTCCTGCACTCGTCGGTGAAGGCCCGCTTCTTCCGCGCGTGGACGGCGACGGCGCTGCGCCGCGCGACGCTGTGCGTGGTCCCGTCGGCGGCGACGGCCGCGGAGCTGGCCCGCGTCAGCCCGGTGCGGCACGCGTCGGTGGAGGTCATCCACCACGGCGTCGACACGGAGCGTTTCCACCCGCCGTCCCCGGCGGAGGTCCTCGCCGCGCGCACGGCCGTCGGCCTGGGCCGGACGCCGTACGTGGCGTTCCTCGGGGCGCTGGAGCCACGCAAGAACGTCCCGGCGCTGATCCGCGGGTTCGCCCGCGCGGTAGCCGGGCGGGCTGACGCCCCGGCGCTGGTCCTGGCGGGCCAGCCGGGCTGGGACACGCAGGTCGAGCGCGCACTGGACGCCGTCCCGCACCGCCTGCGCGTGATCCGCGCGGGCTACCTGCCGTTCGGCACGCTGGCGGGCTTCCTGGGCGGGTCGTCGCTGGTCGCGTACCCGTCACTGGGCGAGGGCTTCGGCTTGCCGGTGCTGGAGGCGATGGCGTGCGGCGCCTGCGTCCTGACGACGCGCAGGCTGTCGCTCCCGGAGGTAGGCGGCGACGCGGTGGCGTACTGCGGAGTGGGCGCGGGCGACGTCGCGGCGGCGATCTCGGAACTCCTGTCGGACCCGGGCCGCCGCTCGGAACTCGCGACGGCGGCCCAGCAGCGAGCCAAGGAGTTCTCGTGGGCGACCACCGCGGAACGACACCGGGAGGCGTACGCCAAGGCCTGGTCCCGCCACCTCCGCACCCGCTGA
- a CDS encoding TetR/AcrR family transcriptional regulator: protein MTLLASRVKEVAVNRKEKAAETEAALKAAARRVFAHKGYLNTKITDITAEAGRAAGSFYNHFASKEELLEALLADIATSGDESALAEGHLSDFSDPAAVRWHVAQYWEFYKEHASTMRALGQAALVNDAFARTLAGFGATQAADLNGHLEHITAAGMRLPARLDLSIVMMYRLVDSFAQMWLLDPAPTGWTPPTDEEAVEALTRFVYRGFTGRDY from the coding sequence ATGACACTGCTAGCGTCCCGCGTCAAGGAGGTGGCGGTGAACCGCAAGGAGAAGGCCGCGGAGACCGAGGCCGCACTGAAGGCGGCGGCCCGGCGCGTGTTCGCGCACAAGGGCTACCTGAACACCAAGATCACCGACATCACGGCGGAGGCCGGGCGCGCGGCGGGGTCGTTCTACAACCACTTCGCCAGCAAGGAAGAGCTGCTCGAGGCGCTCCTGGCCGACATCGCGACCTCAGGCGACGAGAGCGCGCTGGCCGAGGGCCACCTCTCGGACTTCAGCGACCCGGCGGCCGTGCGCTGGCACGTGGCGCAGTACTGGGAGTTCTACAAGGAACACGCGTCGACGATGCGGGCCCTCGGCCAGGCGGCACTGGTGAACGACGCGTTCGCCCGCACCCTCGCCGGCTTCGGCGCCACGCAAGCGGCGGACCTCAACGGCCACCTCGAGCACATCACGGCCGCGGGCATGCGGCTGCCGGCGCGGCTGGACCTCAGCATCGTGATGATGTACCGGCTGGTCGACAGCTTCGCGCAGATGTGGCTGCTCGACCCGGCCCCCACCGGCTGGACCCCGCCGACCGACGAAGAGGCGGTCGAGGCCCTCACCCGGTTCGTCTACCGCGGCTTCACCGGCCGCGACTACTAG
- the cofD gene encoding 2-phospho-L-lactate transferase, translating to MKIVVMVGGVGGARFLLGVKAALGMAPEGASESPHEVTALVNTGDDVWMHGLRICPDLDTCMYTLGGGIDKERGWGHSGETWVVKEELAAYGADPDWFGLGDKDIATHLIRSRMLRAGYPLSAVTEALCDRWQPGVRLLPMSDDRVETHVVIDDPDQAGQQKAIHFQEWWVRYRAEPEAHSIVAVGTDEAKPAPGVLEAIAGADAVLFAPSNPVVSVGTTLGVPGIRDALRKTSAGVVGVSPIIGGKALRGMADACLTAIGVETSAEAVGRHYGSRKDDGVLDGWLIAEGETADVPGVTVRDVPLLMSDVDATAAMARAALELAGAPVE from the coding sequence GTGAAGATCGTGGTGATGGTCGGCGGAGTGGGCGGGGCCCGTTTCCTGCTGGGAGTCAAGGCAGCACTGGGCATGGCGCCGGAGGGCGCGAGCGAGTCGCCGCACGAGGTGACGGCGCTGGTCAACACCGGCGACGACGTCTGGATGCACGGTCTGCGGATCTGCCCTGACCTCGACACTTGCATGTACACCCTGGGCGGCGGGATCGACAAGGAACGCGGCTGGGGGCACTCGGGCGAGACCTGGGTGGTCAAGGAGGAGCTGGCGGCCTACGGCGCCGACCCGGACTGGTTCGGGCTCGGCGACAAGGACATCGCCACCCACCTGATCCGGTCCCGGATGCTGCGCGCGGGCTACCCGCTGTCCGCGGTGACCGAGGCCCTGTGCGACCGCTGGCAACCCGGCGTCCGGCTGCTGCCGATGTCGGACGACCGCGTCGAGACGCACGTCGTGATCGACGACCCGGACCAGGCCGGCCAGCAGAAGGCCATCCACTTCCAGGAGTGGTGGGTGCGCTACCGCGCCGAGCCGGAGGCGCACTCGATCGTCGCCGTCGGCACCGACGAGGCCAAGCCCGCGCCGGGCGTGCTCGAGGCCATCGCGGGCGCCGACGCGGTGCTGTTCGCGCCGTCGAACCCGGTGGTGTCGGTCGGCACCACCCTCGGCGTGCCCGGTATCCGGGACGCGCTGCGCAAGACGTCGGCCGGTGTGGTCGGGGTGTCCCCGATCATCGGCGGCAAGGCGCTGCGCGGGATGGCCGACGCGTGCCTGACCGCGATCGGCGTCGAGACGTCGGCCGAGGCGGTGGGCCGGCACTACGGCTCGCGCAAGGACGACGGCGTGCTCGACGGCTGGCTGATCGCCGAAGGCGAGACGGCCGACGTGCCGGGCGTGACCGTCCGCGACGTGCCGCTGCTGATGTCCGATGTGGACGCGACCGCGGCGATGGCCCGTGCCGCTCTCGAACTCGCTGGAGCCCCTGTTGAGTAA
- the dapC gene encoding succinyldiaminopimelate transaminase yields the protein MSRVALPDFPWDSLAEVKATAQAHPGGVVDLSIGTPVDPVPAGIRDALASVSEIPGYPTTHGIPALRAAAIAALGRRHGVTGIEAGAVLPTIGSKEAVAWLPRLLGFGEGDVVVIPELAYPTYEVGALLAGASILRSDGLTALGPQRPAMIWLNSPSNPTGKVLPVEHLRKVVEWARERDVVVVSDECYLALGWETEPLSVLHPDVSGGSTEGLIAVHSLSKSANLASYRAGFLTGDPRLIAQLLEIRKHAGMIVPRPVQEAMVAALTDDEALAAQRERYARRRLALRKALQDNGFRVDHSEAGLYLWATRDEDAHATVAWLADRGILVAPGTFYGPKGGKHVRVALTATDERVDAAVERLSA from the coding sequence ATGAGCCGCGTCGCGCTGCCCGACTTCCCCTGGGATTCGCTCGCCGAGGTCAAGGCCACGGCGCAGGCGCATCCCGGCGGTGTCGTCGACCTCTCGATCGGCACGCCCGTCGACCCGGTCCCGGCCGGCATCCGTGACGCCCTGGCGTCGGTCTCGGAGATCCCCGGGTACCCGACGACCCACGGCATCCCGGCGCTGCGCGCGGCGGCCATCGCCGCGCTCGGCCGCCGCCACGGGGTCACCGGCATCGAGGCCGGCGCCGTGCTGCCGACGATCGGGTCCAAGGAAGCCGTCGCCTGGCTGCCACGGCTGCTCGGCTTCGGCGAGGGTGACGTCGTCGTCATCCCGGAGCTGGCCTACCCGACCTACGAGGTCGGGGCGCTGCTCGCGGGCGCGTCGATCCTGCGGTCCGACGGCTTGACGGCGCTGGGCCCGCAGCGCCCGGCGATGATCTGGCTCAACTCGCCGTCCAACCCGACCGGCAAGGTGCTGCCCGTCGAGCACCTGCGCAAGGTCGTCGAGTGGGCGCGCGAGCGTGACGTCGTGGTGGTGTCCGACGAGTGCTACCTGGCGCTCGGCTGGGAGACCGAACCGCTGTCGGTGCTGCACCCGGACGTCTCCGGCGGCAGCACCGAGGGCCTGATCGCGGTGCACTCGCTGTCGAAGTCGGCGAACCTGGCCAGCTACCGCGCCGGGTTCCTGACCGGCGACCCCCGCCTGATCGCGCAACTGCTGGAGATCCGCAAGCACGCGGGCATGATCGTGCCGCGCCCGGTCCAGGAGGCGATGGTCGCCGCCCTGACCGACGACGAGGCCCTGGCCGCACAACGCGAACGCTACGCCCGCCGCCGGCTGGCACTGCGGAAGGCGTTGCAGGACAACGGCTTCCGCGTCGACCACTCCGAGGCCGGTCTGTACCTCTGGGCCACCCGCGACGAGGACGCCCACGCGACGGTGGCGTGGCTCGCCGACCGCGGCATCCTGGTCGCGCCGGGCACGTTCTACGGCCCCAAGGGCGGCAAGCACGTCCGCGTCGCGCTGACGGCGACCGACGAGCGCGTCGACGCGGCTGTCGAGCGTCTCAGCGCCTAG
- a CDS encoding GntR family transcriptional regulator: MSPIVPFDSASPVPPFEQVRAGLAARINDRSLAVGTKLPTVRQLAVDLGIAPNTVARAYRELEEAGLIETRGRAGSFVGASGDQTRRRAQQAAAEYAAVTRRLGLDATEALSIVRAALDEGSG; encoded by the coding sequence GTGAGCCCGATCGTCCCCTTCGACAGCGCGTCGCCGGTGCCGCCGTTCGAGCAGGTGCGCGCCGGGCTCGCGGCGCGGATCAACGACCGCTCGCTGGCCGTCGGCACGAAGCTGCCCACGGTGCGGCAGCTGGCGGTCGACCTCGGCATCGCGCCGAACACCGTCGCGCGGGCCTACCGGGAGCTGGAAGAGGCCGGGCTGATCGAAACCCGCGGCCGCGCGGGCAGTTTCGTCGGCGCGTCCGGCGACCAGACGCGCCGCCGGGCCCAGCAGGCCGCGGCCGAGTACGCGGCGGTCACCCGTAGGCTCGGCCTGGACGCAACCGAGGCGCTGTCGATCGTCCGCGCCGCGCTCGACGAAGGGAGCGGCTGA
- the fdxA gene encoding ferredoxin: MTYVIAEPCVDLLDKACIDECPVDCIYEGERMLYIHPDECVDCGACEPVCPVEAIYYEDDVPDGWSDYTKANVDFFDELGSPGGASKVGKTAHDPAFVKALPPQPQGE, from the coding sequence GTGACCTACGTGATCGCCGAGCCCTGCGTCGACTTGCTCGACAAGGCGTGTATCGACGAGTGCCCCGTGGACTGCATCTACGAGGGCGAACGCATGCTGTACATCCACCCGGACGAGTGCGTCGACTGCGGCGCCTGCGAACCGGTCTGCCCGGTCGAGGCGATCTACTACGAGGACGACGTCCCGGACGGCTGGTCGGACTACACCAAGGCCAACGTCGACTTCTTCGACGAGCTGGGCTCGCCCGGCGGCGCGTCGAAGGTCGGCAAGACCGCCCACGACCCCGCCTTCGTCAAGGCGCTGCCCCCTCAGCCCCAGGGCGAATGA
- a CDS encoding coenzyme F420-0:L-glutamate ligase produces the protein MSNTADHASPKLEILPVTGLPEFRPGDDLTGAIVTAAPWLRSGDVVVVTSKIVSKAEGRLVRVPTEPEARDAARRKLVEQEAVRIVARIARTVITENPLGIVQAASGIDASNVAGDEVALLPADPDASALALRNGLRERLGVEVAVVVTDTMGRAWRVGQTDNAIGASGLRVLHAYRGTIDGQGNELAVTEVAIADELASAADLVKGKLGGTPVAVVRGLDLFDDGSTARTLIRPLEEDLFRLGTNEAIAQGRREAVPVRRSVRQFSDEPVSPTSIRRAVGSALTAPAPHHTHPVRFVWLRDGAKRKELLDAMRESWQADLNGDEFTPEQVEKRLSRGDILYRAPEIVIPFLVPDGAHTYPDARRNDCEKTMFTVAGGAAVQGLLVALAAEGLGSCWIGSTIFAADIVRDVLGLDERWQPLGSVAIGIPLAEPAPRGAAAPGDGLLEL, from the coding sequence TTGAGTAACACCGCCGACCACGCTTCCCCGAAGCTGGAGATCCTGCCCGTCACCGGGCTGCCCGAGTTCCGCCCGGGCGACGACCTGACCGGCGCGATCGTCACCGCCGCGCCGTGGCTGCGCTCGGGCGACGTCGTGGTCGTGACCAGCAAGATCGTCTCGAAGGCCGAGGGCAGGCTCGTCCGCGTGCCCACCGAGCCCGAGGCCCGCGACGCCGCCCGCCGCAAGCTCGTCGAGCAGGAAGCCGTGCGGATCGTCGCGCGGATCGCCCGCACGGTGATCACCGAGAACCCGCTGGGCATCGTGCAGGCGGCGTCCGGCATCGACGCGTCCAATGTGGCCGGTGACGAGGTCGCGCTGCTGCCCGCCGACCCGGACGCGTCCGCGCTGGCGCTGCGCAACGGGCTGCGCGAACGGCTCGGCGTCGAGGTCGCCGTCGTCGTCACCGACACCATGGGCCGCGCCTGGCGGGTCGGGCAGACCGACAACGCCATCGGCGCGTCCGGGCTGCGCGTGCTGCACGCCTACCGGGGCACGATCGACGGCCAGGGCAACGAGCTGGCCGTCACCGAGGTGGCGATCGCCGACGAGCTCGCGTCGGCCGCGGACCTGGTCAAGGGCAAGCTGGGCGGGACGCCGGTCGCCGTCGTCCGCGGGCTGGACCTCTTCGACGACGGCTCGACCGCGCGGACGCTCATCCGGCCGCTCGAAGAGGACCTCTTCCGGCTGGGCACCAACGAAGCCATCGCGCAGGGCCGCCGGGAAGCCGTGCCGGTCCGGCGGTCGGTGCGGCAGTTCAGCGACGAACCGGTCTCGCCGACGTCGATCCGGCGAGCCGTCGGCTCCGCGCTGACCGCGCCCGCGCCGCACCACACGCACCCGGTGCGGTTCGTCTGGCTCCGCGACGGCGCGAAGCGCAAGGAACTGCTCGACGCGATGCGTGAATCGTGGCAGGCGGACCTCAACGGCGACGAGTTCACCCCGGAGCAGGTCGAGAAGCGGCTCAGCCGCGGCGACATCCTTTACCGGGCCCCGGAAATCGTCATCCCGTTCCTGGTGCCGGACGGCGCGCACACCTACCCCGACGCCCGCCGCAACGACTGCGAGAAGACGATGTTCACCGTCGCCGGCGGGGCCGCGGTGCAGGGCCTGCTGGTCGCGCTCGCCGCCGAAGGCCTCGGCTCGTGCTGGATCGGGTCGACGATCTTCGCCGCGGACATCGTCCGCGACGTCCTCGGCCTGGACGAGCGCTGGCAGCCGCTGGGCTCGGTCGCGATCGGCATCCCGCTGGCCGAGCCGGCCCCGCGGGGAGCGGCCGCGCCGGGTGACGGGCTGCTGGAGCTGTGA
- a CDS encoding NUDIX hydrolase: MSLHAEAVATLGSWTPPDASQESLRQAFLGFLAARDDTCRRSCEAGHLTASAVLLDHTGTRVLLTLHPRVGRWLQLGGHCEPSDATLADAALREATEESGVSGLRIGDAPVHLDVHPITCSLGVPTRHFDVRYAVHAPPGAEPVRSDESDDLRWWPVDALPAGSEDLADLVKAAVSVGAGH, from the coding sequence GTGAGCCTGCACGCCGAAGCCGTCGCGACGCTGGGTTCGTGGACGCCTCCGGACGCGTCCCAGGAGTCGCTGCGCCAGGCGTTCCTCGGCTTTCTCGCGGCGCGGGACGACACGTGCCGCCGGTCGTGCGAGGCCGGGCACCTGACGGCGTCCGCGGTGCTGCTGGACCACACCGGCACGCGGGTGCTGCTCACGCTGCACCCGCGCGTCGGCCGGTGGCTGCAGCTCGGCGGGCACTGCGAACCGTCCGACGCGACGTTGGCCGACGCGGCGCTGCGGGAGGCGACCGAGGAGTCCGGCGTGTCCGGCCTGCGGATCGGGGACGCGCCGGTGCACCTCGACGTCCACCCGATCACCTGCTCGCTCGGGGTGCCGACGCGGCACTTCGACGTCCGGTACGCCGTGCACGCGCCGCCGGGTGCGGAGCCGGTGCGCAGCGACGAGTCCGACGACCTGCGGTGGTGGCCGGTGGACGCGCTCCCGGCCGGCTCCGAGGATCTCGCCGATCTGGTGAAAGCGGCGGTTTCTGTCGGTGCCGGGCACTAG
- a CDS encoding glycosyltransferase family 2 protein gives MTEDSRYGDDVGVVTVTYFSEDTIERFLDTLEKATERDVKVVVADNASVEGAIEEVTRPRANVQLLDIGENVGYGTAANRGVAELDDRYGWVVVVNPDLEWEPGSLDALLDVAARWPRGGAFGPLIHDLDGTVYPSARLLPSFGRGIGHAAFAKVWPANPWTRQYRQETGTPVERVAGWLSGSCQLLRREAFDSVSGFDTRYFMYFEDVDLGDRLAKAGWQNVYAPSASVMHEGGHSTSQASEKMLKAHHDSAYRYLADRHRGLAWKPVLAAVKLGLKLRLKLETR, from the coding sequence GTGACTGAGGACTCCCGCTATGGCGATGACGTCGGCGTCGTGACCGTGACCTACTTCTCCGAGGACACCATCGAGCGGTTCCTCGACACCCTCGAGAAGGCCACCGAGCGCGACGTCAAGGTGGTCGTCGCGGACAACGCTTCCGTCGAGGGGGCCATCGAGGAGGTCACGCGGCCGCGGGCCAACGTGCAGCTGCTCGACATCGGGGAGAACGTCGGCTACGGGACCGCCGCCAACCGCGGCGTCGCCGAGCTCGACGACCGGTACGGCTGGGTCGTCGTCGTCAACCCCGACCTCGAATGGGAGCCCGGCTCGCTCGACGCGCTGCTCGACGTCGCCGCGCGGTGGCCGCGCGGGGGTGCGTTCGGGCCGCTGATCCACGACCTCGACGGCACCGTCTACCCGTCGGCGCGGCTGCTGCCCTCGTTCGGCCGGGGCATCGGGCACGCCGCGTTCGCCAAGGTCTGGCCGGCCAACCCCTGGACCAGGCAGTACCGGCAGGAGACCGGCACGCCGGTCGAGCGCGTCGCGGGCTGGCTGTCCGGCTCGTGCCAGCTGCTGCGCCGGGAGGCGTTCGACTCCGTCAGCGGCTTCGACACGCGCTACTTCATGTACTTCGAGGACGTCGACCTCGGCGACCGGCTGGCCAAGGCGGGCTGGCAGAACGTCTACGCGCCGTCGGCGAGCGTGATGCACGAAGGCGGGCACTCGACGTCGCAGGCGTCGGAGAAGATGCTGAAAGCCCACCACGACAGCGCCTACCGCTACCTCGCCGACCGCCACCGGGGTCTCGCCTGGAAGCCGGTCCTGGCCGCCGTGAAGCTCGGCCTCAAGCTCCGCTTGAAGCTCGAGACCCGCTAG
- a CDS encoding DNA-3-methyladenine glycosylase: protein MFWRPAFEVDLGRVLGPLTRGRGSLNICTDERGVTWLASNTPDGPGTLALRKLGDGRIEAAAWGDGADRLLSGVPALLGADDDDSGFVAHHDVVARARRENPGLQLGATGFVWDWLVLAVLEQKVTGKEAIRSWAELCRRFGERAPGPAPDRLRVPPTPVALRSLHDWHWHRAGVDIKRRTALLNAARVAHHLERAVELRGREGRLLLRHVPGIGVWTAAEIAQRAWGDPDAVSFGDYNIPSMVGHALLGAKLDDDGMAELLAPYAPQRQRAVRYLEAAGHRRPRFGPRIELREYRAM, encoded by the coding sequence ATGTTCTGGCGTCCCGCGTTCGAGGTCGACCTGGGCCGGGTCCTGGGTCCGCTGACGCGTGGGCGCGGGTCGCTCAACATCTGCACCGACGAGCGCGGCGTCACCTGGCTGGCGTCGAACACGCCGGACGGCCCCGGCACGCTCGCTCTGCGCAAGCTGGGTGACGGCCGGATCGAGGCCGCCGCGTGGGGCGACGGCGCGGACCGGCTGCTCAGCGGCGTCCCGGCGCTGCTCGGCGCGGACGACGACGACAGCGGGTTCGTCGCGCACCACGACGTCGTCGCGCGGGCCCGGCGGGAGAACCCCGGCCTGCAGCTCGGCGCGACCGGGTTCGTGTGGGACTGGCTGGTGCTCGCCGTGCTGGAGCAGAAGGTGACCGGCAAGGAGGCGATCCGGTCGTGGGCGGAGCTGTGCCGCCGGTTCGGCGAGCGGGCGCCCGGGCCGGCCCCGGACCGCCTGCGCGTGCCGCCGACGCCGGTGGCGCTGCGGTCGCTGCACGACTGGCACTGGCACCGCGCGGGCGTCGACATCAAGCGCCGGACGGCGCTGCTCAACGCCGCCCGCGTCGCGCACCACCTGGAACGGGCGGTGGAGCTGCGCGGCCGCGAAGGCCGGCTGCTGCTGCGGCACGTACCGGGCATCGGCGTCTGGACGGCCGCGGAGATCGCGCAGCGCGCGTGGGGCGACCCGGACGCGGTGAGCTTCGGGGACTACAACATCCCGTCGATGGTGGGCCACGCGCTGCTGGGCGCGAAGCTCGACGACGACGGGATGGCCGAGCTGCTGGCGCCGTACGCGCCGCAACGGCAGCGCGCGGTCCGCTACCTGGAAGCGGCGGGCCACCGCCGCCCGCGCTTCGGCCCACGCATCGAACTACGCGAATACCGCGCCATGTGA
- a CDS encoding sugar phosphate nucleotidyltransferase codes for MTSEVRTGAVDAVVLVGGKGTRLRPLTLSAPKPMLPTAGTPYLSHLFSRIREAGIRHVVLGTSYRAEVFEEYFGDGEAIGLELEYVVEEEPLDTAGAIRNVYDKLRADHVIVFNGDIISGSDLGEQLRVHHDTGADVTLHLQRVPDPSRFGSVPTDETGRVQAFLEKTPNPLTDQINAGCYVFRRPVIESIPTGRRVSVERETFPGLLEQGAHIHGFVDASYWLDVGTPEAFVRGSADLVRGIAPTSALPGRTGEFLVLDGASVAEDAELSGGSTIGVAAVVGSGARIDGSVLFDGAAVSEGAIVENSVLGHGARVGAGAVLRGVVVGDGASVGAGCELLDGARIWPDVVLPDGSVRFSSDA; via the coding sequence GTGACGTCCGAGGTCCGAACCGGCGCTGTCGACGCCGTCGTGCTGGTCGGGGGCAAGGGCACCCGGCTGCGGCCGCTCACCCTGTCGGCGCCGAAGCCGATGCTCCCGACAGCCGGGACGCCCTACCTGAGCCACCTGTTCTCCCGCATCCGTGAGGCCGGGATCAGGCACGTCGTGCTGGGGACGAGCTACCGGGCGGAGGTGTTCGAGGAGTACTTCGGCGACGGCGAGGCGATCGGGCTGGAGCTGGAGTACGTCGTCGAGGAGGAGCCGCTCGACACGGCCGGCGCCATCCGCAACGTCTACGACAAGCTGCGCGCCGACCACGTGATCGTCTTCAACGGCGACATCATCTCCGGCTCGGACCTCGGCGAGCAGCTGCGCGTGCACCACGACACCGGCGCCGACGTCACGCTGCACCTGCAGCGCGTCCCGGACCCGAGCCGGTTCGGCTCGGTGCCCACCGACGAAACCGGGCGTGTGCAGGCGTTCCTCGAGAAGACGCCGAACCCGCTGACCGACCAGATCAACGCCGGCTGCTACGTCTTCCGCCGCCCGGTGATCGAGTCGATCCCGACCGGGCGCCGCGTCTCGGTGGAGCGCGAGACGTTCCCCGGCCTGCTGGAGCAGGGCGCGCACATCCACGGGTTCGTCGACGCGTCCTACTGGCTGGACGTCGGCACGCCCGAAGCGTTCGTCCGCGGCTCGGCCGACCTGGTCCGGGGCATCGCGCCGACGTCGGCGCTGCCCGGCCGGACCGGTGAGTTCCTGGTCCTCGACGGCGCTTCGGTGGCCGAGGACGCCGAGCTGTCCGGTGGTTCGACCATCGGCGTCGCCGCCGTCGTCGGCTCGGGCGCGCGGATCGACGGCTCGGTCCTGTTCGACGGCGCGGCCGTCTCCGAAGGCGCGATCGTCGAGAACTCGGTGCTCGGGCACGGTGCGCGCGTCGGCGCCGGCGCGGTGCTGCGCGGCGTGGTGGTGGGCGACGGCGCGTCCGTCGGTGCCGGCTGCGAGCTGCTCGACGGCGCCCGGATCTGGCCCGACGTCGTGCTCCCCGACGGATCCGTGCGCTTCTCGAGCGACGCGTAG